TTCATCAATGGCATTTTACTCTCAGGTGCTCAGCCGTATGAGCAATTCAAACAAATTATCGAGAGTGAATTGAAGAGATAATGCTTGATCCCAAATTCATTCGCGACAACATCGATGCTGTTCGACAAAACTGTCTTCATCGAAATATTTCAGTCGATCTCGATCGTTTCTTAGAGCTTGATTCAGAACGAAGACGCGCCATTACGCGACTGGAAGAAATTCGTCAGCTTCAAAATACGATTGCCCAAAAAATGAAGTCAAAGCTCACTGACGGTGAAAGAGCGGAACTCATCCAAAATGGAAAAGAATTGAAGCAGTCAGAAGCAGCAGCGCAAGAGGCGCTTGAAAATATTGAAACTGAGTTTCTCACGCTTTCACGTCTCATTCCGAACATGACGCATCCGAATGCTCCAATTGCACAAGATGAAAGTGGAAGTCGTGAGCTTCGTCGATGGGGAGAAATAAAAAAGTTCGATTTTCAACCCAAAGATCATGTGGCTCTCGGAGAAACGCTCGATCTCATCGACTTTGAAGCTGGTGCGCGCGTGACAGGCCAGAAATTTTATTATCTGAAAAATGAAGCGGTACTTCTGGAGTTTGCACTGATTCAATACGCTCTTTCAATTTTACAAAAGAAAAAATTCACTCCCTTCATTACTCCCGATCTTGCAAAAGCTTCCATTCTTGATGGCATTGGCTTCAATCCTCGTGGCAATGAAACCCAAATTTATTCGATTGCAAATACGGATCTCTGTTTAATTGCAACATCTGAAATCACCCTCGGTGGATACCTTGCAGATACCATTTTAGAAGCAGCGCAGCTTCCGCTTCGCTATTGTGGAGTGTCTCACTGTTTCCGCACTGAAGCAGGCGCTGCGGGAAAAGAGTCCAAAGGACTTTATCGCGTGCATCAGTTTACGAAAGTTGAAATGTTTGCTTTTACCACTCCAGAGGATTCAGAGAAGATGCATGAAGAATTTGTAAACATCGAAGAAGAAATTTTTCAGGGATTAGAAATTCCGTATCGTGTTGTCGATATTTGTACCGGCGATCTTGGTGGTCCTGCCTATCGCAAATTTGATCTTGAAGCCTGGATGCCGGGACGTGGTGACAAAGGAGATTATGGTGAAGTCACGTCGACTTCGAACTGCACTGATTATCAATCACGCCGCCTAGGCATTCGCTATCGAAAAGCAGGCGCAGGAAAACCGCAGTTCGTCCACATGCTCAATGGCACCGCGATCGCTATCAGCCGCGCTCTGATTGCTCTTCTTGAAAATCATCAGCAAAAAGATGGGTCTGTTGAAATTCCAAAAGCTCTTCGCCCTTTTATGGGTGGGGCGAAACAGATTGATCGATCCTCAATCACCTGTAAATAAATTTATCAAACAATATCAACTAGTTATAAAATCATGGAAACCCTGCAGCATTGGACAAACTACGGAGTTTTCCACTTCTGATCACGGAGAGTCATAAATAATTCATTGATTTTACTTATTAGACTTCTTGCATAACCTCAATAGAATCCAGCCTATAAAGTTTTTGTTTTCAAAGAGATACACTTGGATGTCATCGCGAGCGAAGCGTGGCGATCTCCCGAGTAAACAGAGGAGATTGCCACGCCCTTCGGGCTCGCAATGACAACGAGTGTCACCCAGGGTTACGCAAGAGGTCTATTAATTAAACCATCCAAATTTAGTCTGATTAAACTTGACTGTTTCTATCCGATTTCATAGGAGAGGGACGCCTATGAGATACACTACACGCACCGAATATGGACTTATGAGCTTGGTTCACATGGCTCTCTCGCCTACGAAGCGAGTGACCATTAAAGAGCTTTCAGAACTTGAGTGCTATTCGAGTTCTTACATCGAAAAAATTTTTCAGAGCTTACGTTCTGCACATATCGTCGACTCCTTTCAAGGCAATCAAGGGGGATATGCTTTAGCACGAGAACCAAAAGACATTACACTCAAACACATTATTGAAGCTTTGGAAGGAGAAACCTTTGAAGTCTTTTGTGAATGCCATGAAGTCATTTGCAATCACCCTGTCGGTTGTTCGCTCAAAGGAATCTGGAAAAAAACCAAAGGACTTCTGGACGAATTTTACGGTTCCATCACGCTTCAAGATTTGGCCCATCAACAACGAGGAGCACCACAACCATTTATAACGGAAACGCAACCATCAATACGAGGAAATATATGAGTACGCAAGCCATTGAACAACTCGCAAAACGCGAATATAAATTCGGTTTCACCACTGACATCGAAACAGAAACTCTTCCGAAAGGTTTAAGCGAAGAGGTGATCCGTCAAATTTCGGCGTTTAAGGGAGAGCCTCCTTTCATGCTTGAGTTCCGGCTCAAAGCCTATGCGCATTGGCTGACGATGCAAGAACCGCATTGGTCGATGACACCGTATCCTCTCATAAATTATCAAGACATCATTTATTATGCAGCGCCGAAGCAGAAGAAAAAGACGCTTGCGAGTATGGATGAGGTCGATCCAGAACTTCGTCGCACGTTTGAAAAGTTAGGAGTTCCTCTTTTTGAACAAAAACGTCTGGCAGGAGTTGCAGTGGATGCTGTCTTTGATAGCGTTTCCGTGGCAACAACGTATAAGGCGAAACTCAAAGAGCACGGCGTTATTTTCTGCTCCATGTCAGAAGCGGTGCAAGAATATCCCGAACTGATTCAGAAATATCTCGGCTCTGTTGTTCCTCACACCGATAATTTTTTTGCGGCACTGAATGCAGCAGTTTTTACCGATGGTTCGTTTGTCTATGTTCCGAAGGGTGTGAAATGTCCCATGGAACTCTCAACGTATTTCCGCATTAACACCGAATCATCGGGACAGTTTGAGCGAACCCTTATTATTTGTGAAGAGAATGCCCATGTCAGTTATCTCGAAGGGTGCACCGCACCGAAATTTGATACCAATCAACTCCATGCAGCGGTCGTGGAACTGATTACCCTCGACAACGCTGAAATCAAATACTCCACCGTACAAAATTGGTATGCAGGAGATCCGAAAACCGGAAAAGGTGGAATTTATAATTTCGTGACGAAACGGGGCAAATGCCTTGGGAAAAGATCAAAGATCTCGTGGACCCAAGTGGAAACCGGTTCTGCCATTACCTGGAAATATCCGAGCTGCTTGCTTCTGGGAGATGATTCCGTTGGCGAGTTTTATTCTGTCGCTCTGACCACCAATCGCCAACAGGCTGATACCGGCACGAAGATGATTCACGTTGGGAAAAATACGAAGAGCACGATTATTGCCAAAGGTATTTCTGCAGGTGAGTCGAATAATAACTATCGTGGTCTGGTGCAGATCAATAAATCTGCTGAAGGAGCGCGTAATTTTACGCAGTGTGACTCCATGCTCATTGGCAACAAGTGTAACGCAAATACTTTTCCTTATATCGATGTCCAACATCCCACAGCGCAAGTGGAACACGAAGCTTCGACGTCGAAAATTAGCGATGACCAACTTTTTTACTGTCGCAGTCGCGGCATAAGCACTGAAGACGCGATGAGCACGATCATTAATGGATTTTGCAAAGATGTCTTTCGCGAACTTCCAACAGAATTTGCGGTTGAAGCAACTCAACTTTTAGGGATTAAATTGGAGAACACAGTTGGATAACTATATGAGAGGCTCATTTCAAAACAGATAATGAATTGCGGGTGACGTCGGAGGCTATTTCGGAAGCTACCGCATATAAGCGGAGCTTACGGAATGCCGCAGGCGGCAGGACCCGCAAACAATAAAACGTTTTGAAATAGACTCTCAAAGGAGAAAAAATGTTAGTAATTAAAAACCTTCATGCAAATATCGACGGAACTGAAATCTTAAAAGGAGTTTCGCTCACGATCAATGCTGGCGAAGTACATGCCATCATGGGACCAAACGGTTCTGGCAAAAGCACGCTTGCCAAAGTACTCACGGGCGATGAAAGTTATGACGTCACGAAAGGTGAAGTCATCTTTGATGGGAAAAATCTTTTGGAACTTGAACCAGAAGAGAGAGCGCTCGAAGGTTTTTTCATGGCGTTTCAATATCCGATCGAAATTCCCGGCGTCAATAATGCGAGCTTTCTTCGCATGGCGGTGAACGCAAAACGGAAACATGCCGGTCAAGATGAACTCGATCCCTTGGAGTTCGATGAAATCTTACAAGCAAAAATTCGTTTATTAGAGATGAATCCCGATTTTGCAGAGCGCAATGTCAATCACGGTTTTTCGGGTGGAGAAAAGAAACGAAATGAAATTTTGCAGATGGCCATCTTAGAACCGAAACTCGCTCTTCTCGACGAAACCGATTCAGGTCTCGATATCGACGCTCTTCGTATCGTGGCAAGTGGTGTGAACAAACTCAAACATGAAAAGAACGCGATTCTTCTGATTACTCATTATCAGCGACTCCTCAATCATATTGTTCCTGATTATGTGCATATTATGTATGAAGGGAAAATTGTTCGCTCTGGCGATAAGACTCTTGCCTACGAACTCGAAGAAAAAGGATACGATCTTTTACAAAAATGTGCTTAGCGGCTTACGTCATTCCCGCGTAGGCGGGAATCCAGGAGAAATAATGAGTACAACCATTGAAACCATGATACCGGAAAAATACAAAAATGTTTTTGCGCATGCACCGACATTCACTGGAGATGTGTCGTGGCTCCGCACCCTTCGAACCAAAGCGTATAAACGTTTTCAAGAGCTCGGGTTTCCGACACGAAAACACGAAGATTGGCGCTACATTAATTTAGAACCTATTCTCGAAACAGCCTTTGTCCGTCCAGAAGATATTGTTCCTCACGTCGATCAAGAGATCCTTCAAGAATATATTCTTTCCGCCGACAATCCACGTCTGGTTCTCGTCAACGGACGTTATTTTGAAGAGGGGTCTTCTCTCGGCACTCTTCCCGATCGAGTTCTCTTTGAACCGTTACACAAAGCGCTCACCACCCATGGAACACGTGTGGAACTCGCCATCTCTTCTTCGATTGAGCAGGAAATGAATCCTTTTGCAGCACTGAATAGTCTCTATTTTCAAGAAGGTATTTTTCTTTCCATTCCAGAAGGAGTTCGCATTGAAACTCCGATCGAACTTTTTCTGATCACCACCGAAACAAATCAAGGACCGGCTGTCTATTACCCACGTGTCTTTCTTTCCCTTGGTGCTGGGGCAAAAGCTGATGTGGTCTTAACGTGCTTGTCGTTGGGCAATGAACGATCTTTTCACAATGCGGTCATAGATCTTTCTGTTGGAGAAAAAGCACATCTTTCCACAACGGTTCTTCAACGAAATGGAAAAGAAGAGTTACAACTTGTCACCACGCGCATTCGTCAAGCAAAAGAGAGCGCTCTTTCGATGACCATGCTTACGCATGGAGGAATGATCACACGCAATGAAGTCCAAACATCCCTTCGTGGAGAGGGAGCGACCTGTTTTCTGAATGGTCTCAGTCTTATTGCGAATGATTCGCACGTCTTTCATCATCCGACCACTCATCACGAAATGCCACACACAGTCAGTCGACAGCTTTATAAAAATATTGTCAATGGTCGTGCTCGCTCAGAGTTTAATAGCATGGCCTTTATTCATAAAGGAGCGGTGAAATCTGATTCAGCTCAGCTCAATCGCAATATGGTCCTTTCAAAAACTTCTCGCGCCATTTCACGACCGCAACTGAAAGTCTATACAGATGATGTCGTTGCAGCGCACGGATCCACAACTGGTCAAGTAAGCAATGAAGAACTTTTTTATCTTCGGAGCCGCGGTCTTTCGAAAGAGGTCGCCACGTCGATGCTTGTTTACGGATTTGCAGAAGAAATTGTGCAGACCATTTCTTCTCCGACAATTCAAAAACATGTCGAAGATTTTGTGCGGCGAGATTTAAGCGAGGTGGTCGCAAATGCATCATGAAGAGCTGACAAGAAGTATGGAACAACGGCAAAGAACCCAGAAAAGGGGCGAAAGCTCCTTCAATGTTGAAAAAAGTCGTCTCGATTTTCCCATGCTCCGTCGCAGCGTTCACGGAAAGCAACTGGTCTATCTTGATAATGCTGCGACGACCCAGAAACCGACGCAGGTACTCGATCGCATGGATCGTTTTTATCGTGAAGAATATGCGACCGTCCGTCGCGGCGTCTATGGTCTTAGTCAAGAGGCAACCGAATATTGCCATGAAACACGGAAGCGATGTCAAACATTTCTCAATGCTTCGTCAGCCGATGAAATTATTTTTACAAAGGGGACGACAGAAGCCATCAATCTTCTCGCAACCAGTTACGGTGAAAAATTTCTCCATGAAAAAGATGAAGTTCTGGTGGCAACGACAGAACATCATTCCAACATTGTCCCCTGGCAACGTCTCTGCGAGAAGAAAAGAGCGCAGCTCCGAGTTATTCCCGTGAATGATCAGGGAGAAATTCTTCTTGAGGAATTTAAAAAACTTTTAAATGCACAAACAAAAATTGTGTCAGTTGCTCATGTCTCTAATGCTCTTGGTATCATTCATCCGATTGAAGAAATCACGAAACTGGCGCATCGTGCTGGAGCTGTTGTGGTGATTGATGGAGCGCAAGCTGCGGCACATCTCCCCATCGACGTTCAACGGATTGATTGTGATTTCTACGCTTTTTCAGGTCATAAAACTTTTGGTCCGACCGGCATTGGCGTTCTTTATGGAAAACAGAAATGGCTCGAGAGCATGGATCCCTATCAAGGTGGTGGGGATATGATCTCTTCGGTCACCTTTGAGAAGATCACGTATGCTCCTCCTCCCGCTAAATTTGAAGCGGGTACACCGGCAATTGCTGAAATTATCGGCCTTGGAGCAGCTCTGGAATATCTTGAACAATTTTCTTTTGATGCGCTTCACGCGCATGAACAGAGACTTTTACAAGCAGCGACGGAAGCGATTGCTTCCTCTGGCAAAATAAAAATCATTGGCAATGGGCAAACAAAAGTCGGGATTATCTCTTTTGTCATGGAGGGAATCCATCCTCACGATATCGGAACGATTCTCGATCAAGAGGGAGTCGCCGTGCGCGCTGGTCATCACTGTGCTCAGCCGACCATGGATCGTTTCGGGATTCCGGCAACGACGCGAATCTCTTTTGCTCTCTACAACACGTTCGACGATGTAGAAAAATTACTGGAAGGAATGAACCAGGTAAAAAAGGTTTTCGGAATATGAGCACGCATTTAGAACAACTCTATCAAGAAGTGATTTTGGATCATAATAAGAATCCTCGAAATTTTGGCGAGCTTCCGTCTGCCAATGCCTATTCGCACGGTCATAATCCTCTGTGTGGAGACGATTATCATTTATATTTGAGCATTGATGATGAAGGAATCATTCAAGACATTCGTTTTTCAGGTACTGGATGCGCTATTTCAAAATCGAGCGCATCGATGATGACCGCTGTTTTAAAAAAGAAAACTCTTGAAGAAGCAAAAAGTATGGCGGCTTCTTTTCTAGAGTTAATAACTCAGGATTCTGTTTCAGAAAACACGCGCAGCATGCTTGGGAGATTGAAAATTTTTGAGGGAGTGAAAAAATTTCCGGTGCGCGTCAAGTGTGCCATGCTCATTTGGCGTGCATTAGAGGACGCCATGAAACATCGCAGTGAAAAAAACAAAGGAATAGTCACAACTGAAGAAAAGGAATAAAAATGACAACTCACAATATTGAAATCAGTGCGCAACCGACCCCCAATCCAAACACGCTGAAATTCACGGTCAACAAAGTTCTGCTCGAATCAGGAACTGCCGATTTTCCGACTCGGGAAAGTGCGCAAGGATCCCCGCTTGCTGAAAAACTTTTAGAACATGACCACATCACCGGTGTTTTTGTCGGAGCCAACTTCGTGACGGTGACCAAAGATCCCAGTGCACGATGGGATTTCCTTGTCACCTCGCTAGTTCAAACACTCAAAGATGTGTTGTCGCAAGAGATCACGTTTGTCGCGAACACAAATGTCGCCAAAGGATCATCTGAAAATGAAATTGAACAGAAAATTCGT
This region of Deltaproteobacteria bacterium RIFCSPHIGHO2_02_FULL_44_16 genomic DNA includes:
- a CDS encoding serine--tRNA ligase; its protein translation is MLDPKFIRDNIDAVRQNCLHRNISVDLDRFLELDSERRRAITRLEEIRQLQNTIAQKMKSKLTDGERAELIQNGKELKQSEAAAQEALENIETEFLTLSRLIPNMTHPNAPIAQDESGSRELRRWGEIKKFDFQPKDHVALGETLDLIDFEAGARVTGQKFYYLKNEAVLLEFALIQYALSILQKKKFTPFITPDLAKASILDGIGFNPRGNETQIYSIANTDLCLIATSEITLGGYLADTILEAAQLPLRYCGVSHCFRTEAGAAGKESKGLYRVHQFTKVEMFAFTTPEDSEKMHEEFVNIEEEIFQGLEIPYRVVDICTGDLGGPAYRKFDLEAWMPGRGDKGDYGEVTSTSNCTDYQSRRLGIRYRKAGAGKPQFVHMLNGTAIAISRALIALLENHQQKDGSVEIPKALRPFMGGAKQIDRSSITCK
- a CDS encoding Fe-S cluster assembly protein SufB, with product MSTQAIEQLAKREYKFGFTTDIETETLPKGLSEEVIRQISAFKGEPPFMLEFRLKAYAHWLTMQEPHWSMTPYPLINYQDIIYYAAPKQKKKTLASMDEVDPELRRTFEKLGVPLFEQKRLAGVAVDAVFDSVSVATTYKAKLKEHGVIFCSMSEAVQEYPELIQKYLGSVVPHTDNFFAALNAAVFTDGSFVYVPKGVKCPMELSTYFRINTESSGQFERTLIICEENAHVSYLEGCTAPKFDTNQLHAAVVELITLDNAEIKYSTVQNWYAGDPKTGKGGIYNFVTKRGKCLGKRSKISWTQVETGSAITWKYPSCLLLGDDSVGEFYSVALTTNRQQADTGTKMIHVGKNTKSTIIAKGISAGESNNNYRGLVQINKSAEGARNFTQCDSMLIGNKCNANTFPYIDVQHPTAQVEHEASTSKISDDQLFYCRSRGISTEDAMSTIINGFCKDVFRELPTEFAVEATQLLGIKLENTVG
- a CDS encoding Fe-S cluster assembly ATPase SufC, which codes for MLVIKNLHANIDGTEILKGVSLTINAGEVHAIMGPNGSGKSTLAKVLTGDESYDVTKGEVIFDGKNLLELEPEERALEGFFMAFQYPIEIPGVNNASFLRMAVNAKRKHAGQDELDPLEFDEILQAKIRLLEMNPDFAERNVNHGFSGGEKKRNEILQMAILEPKLALLDETDSGLDIDALRIVASGVNKLKHEKNAILLITHYQRLLNHIVPDYVHIMYEGKIVRSGDKTLAYELEEKGYDLLQKCA
- a CDS encoding Fe-S cluster assembly protein SufD; amino-acid sequence: MSTTIETMIPEKYKNVFAHAPTFTGDVSWLRTLRTKAYKRFQELGFPTRKHEDWRYINLEPILETAFVRPEDIVPHVDQEILQEYILSADNPRLVLVNGRYFEEGSSLGTLPDRVLFEPLHKALTTHGTRVELAISSSIEQEMNPFAALNSLYFQEGIFLSIPEGVRIETPIELFLITTETNQGPAVYYPRVFLSLGAGAKADVVLTCLSLGNERSFHNAVIDLSVGEKAHLSTTVLQRNGKEELQLVTTRIRQAKESALSMTMLTHGGMITRNEVQTSLRGEGATCFLNGLSLIANDSHVFHHPTTHHEMPHTVSRQLYKNIVNGRARSEFNSMAFIHKGAVKSDSAQLNRNMVLSKTSRAISRPQLKVYTDDVVAAHGSTTGQVSNEELFYLRSRGLSKEVATSMLVYGFAEEIVQTISSPTIQKHVEDFVRRDLSEVVANAS
- a CDS encoding cysteine sulfinate desulfinase, coding for MEQRQRTQKRGESSFNVEKSRLDFPMLRRSVHGKQLVYLDNAATTQKPTQVLDRMDRFYREEYATVRRGVYGLSQEATEYCHETRKRCQTFLNASSADEIIFTKGTTEAINLLATSYGEKFLHEKDEVLVATTEHHSNIVPWQRLCEKKRAQLRVIPVNDQGEILLEEFKKLLNAQTKIVSVAHVSNALGIIHPIEEITKLAHRAGAVVVIDGAQAAAHLPIDVQRIDCDFYAFSGHKTFGPTGIGVLYGKQKWLESMDPYQGGGDMISSVTFEKITYAPPPAKFEAGTPAIAEIIGLGAALEYLEQFSFDALHAHEQRLLQAATEAIASSGKIKIIGNGQTKVGIISFVMEGIHPHDIGTILDQEGVAVRAGHHCAQPTMDRFGIPATTRISFALYNTFDDVEKLLEGMNQVKKVFGI
- a CDS encoding SUF system NifU family Fe-S cluster assembly protein; its protein translation is MSTHLEQLYQEVILDHNKNPRNFGELPSANAYSHGHNPLCGDDYHLYLSIDDEGIIQDIRFSGTGCAISKSSASMMTAVLKKKTLEEAKSMAASFLELITQDSVSENTRSMLGRLKIFEGVKKFPVRVKCAMLIWRALEDAMKHRSEKNKGIVTTEEKE